The following are from one region of the Thiocapsa rosea genome:
- a CDS encoding class I SAM-dependent methyltransferase has protein sequence MMFIERVKCPTCGNSSKITLLSIPFSNPELLRWLNSYYRNRIPKGSLDGMDYILDQCAACGLIWQRQVGDDDLLNSLYEIWIEPKDSQIYNEGRRSVQQALAYVSEVVTVLSYLAINPKDANFLDFGMGWGHWCQVAKSFGCQVYGADLSESKMAQAHANGIPMIDPFFLDSETYFDLINTEQVFEHLANPHRILTGLVRKLKPNGLLKISVPNGTGMEKRVHRISWDVTPSSRPLLMPVQPLEHINCFHRKSLDIFAASVGLVPAKIPLKYEFRYAANMSSLKNAARGLLGITYKNRLYPTYRFYRRGGVDHPFGHPQRGDG, from the coding sequence ATGATGTTTATTGAAAGAGTCAAATGCCCAACTTGCGGAAACAGTTCAAAAATCACGTTGCTCTCTATTCCATTTTCCAACCCAGAATTGCTTCGGTGGTTAAATAGCTATTACCGGAACCGCATTCCAAAAGGGTCTCTTGATGGCATGGATTATATCCTCGATCAATGCGCAGCTTGTGGGCTCATCTGGCAGCGGCAGGTCGGTGACGACGATCTACTTAATAGCCTTTACGAGATTTGGATCGAGCCTAAAGATTCGCAAATATACAATGAAGGACGAAGATCCGTCCAGCAGGCTCTTGCCTACGTTTCAGAAGTTGTTACGGTACTTAGCTACCTCGCGATAAATCCAAAAGATGCGAACTTTCTCGATTTCGGAATGGGGTGGGGACACTGGTGCCAAGTGGCTAAGTCGTTTGGTTGCCAGGTCTATGGTGCCGATCTTTCTGAATCCAAGATGGCCCAAGCACACGCAAATGGCATTCCCATGATTGACCCATTTTTTTTAGATTCGGAAACTTACTTTGATTTAATCAACACCGAACAGGTATTTGAGCATCTTGCCAATCCACATCGGATTTTAACTGGCCTAGTACGCAAGTTGAAACCCAATGGCCTTCTGAAAATAAGCGTGCCAAATGGCACTGGCATGGAAAAACGAGTGCATCGTATCAGCTGGGACGTAACTCCATCATCAAGACCTCTATTAATGCCTGTTCAGCCGCTTGAGCACATAAATTGCTTTCATCGAAAATCACTTGACATATTTGCAGCGTCAGTAGGGCTAGTGCCGGCAAAGATTCCACTTAAATATGAGTTCCGGTATGCTGCCAACATGAGCAGTTTAAAGAACGCCGCTAGAGGGCTGTTAGGCATTACATACAAGAACAGGTTATACCCAACGTACCGTTTTTATCGACGTGGAGGTGTCGATCATCCTTTCGGCCACCCCCAACGCGGCGACGGGTAG
- a CDS encoding recombinase family protein: MVGDVIGVERLRLGTADPLLDFAESTLQRVERHQESTRLQYALLDRAVKPGWSPSQILLIDEDLCRSGASVEGRPGFQRLMAEVGLDHVGIVLGIEISRLARS; encoded by the coding sequence ATGGTTGGTGACGTCATCGGGGTTGAGCGTTTGCGTCTGGGCACTGCCGATCCTCTGCTTGATTTCGCTGAATCCACGCTGCAGCGAGTGGAGCGCCACCAGGAGTCGACCCGGCTGCAGTACGCCTTGCTGGATCGGGCGGTCAAGCCGGGCTGGTCTCCCTCGCAGATCCTCCTGATCGATGAGGACCTGTGCCGTTCCGGGGCGAGCGTCGAGGGTCGGCCCGGCTTTCAGCGGCTGATGGCCGAAGTCGGTCTGGATCATGTCGGCATCGTCCTCGGCATCGAGATCTCGCGCTTGGCGCGCAGCTAG
- a CDS encoding glycosyltransferase family 4 protein — MPKPAGKRKLSTVWIGLRGIPDIMGGVESHAEHICPRLAALGCEVTVVCRSTYSTAHNNKHWRGVNLVTLWAPRSKNLEAITHTVLAVFYAIFKRPDILHIQAVGPALLTPLARLFGLKVVVTNHGPDYVREKWGRFASLILKKGEAFGMRYANCAIAISRTIQTAVEREYGCTPSLIPNGVDLPEMPTSTSHLATFGLEPARYILIVSRIVPEKRHEDLIEAFGIAKLPGWKLAIVGCADHPGLHSDKVARAANTNPNVVMTGFQTGEALRQLYAHAGLFVLPSSHEGLPIALLEALSYGLSVLSSDIPPHLELRLSAERYFPVHDVGELANAMIRLTARPLSLEERTSIRKWVLQRYNWDKVAQLTLEAYIQAMI, encoded by the coding sequence ATGCCAAAGCCTGCAGGAAAACGGAAGCTGTCGACAGTTTGGATCGGGTTACGCGGAATACCCGACATCATGGGGGGCGTCGAAAGTCATGCCGAGCACATCTGCCCGCGACTCGCAGCGCTGGGATGCGAGGTTACCGTTGTCTGCCGCTCGACATACTCTACGGCGCACAATAACAAACATTGGCGTGGGGTCAATCTAGTCACTCTTTGGGCGCCCCGCTCAAAAAACCTCGAAGCCATTACTCACACGGTCCTGGCGGTTTTTTACGCAATTTTTAAGCGACCGGATATTCTACACATCCAGGCAGTCGGGCCTGCCCTCCTGACCCCGCTCGCCCGACTCTTCGGGCTCAAAGTCGTAGTAACCAACCATGGCCCTGACTACGTCCGCGAAAAATGGGGCCGTTTTGCAAGCCTTATACTCAAAAAGGGTGAGGCATTCGGGATGCGTTATGCCAATTGCGCGATTGCGATCTCTCGTACCATTCAAACGGCCGTTGAAAGAGAGTACGGTTGTACGCCATCACTTATCCCTAACGGCGTGGACCTCCCGGAGATGCCCACGTCGACGTCTCACCTAGCGACTTTTGGCTTGGAACCAGCTCGATACATCCTGATTGTAAGTCGTATTGTACCGGAAAAGAGACACGAGGATCTTATCGAAGCCTTCGGCATTGCAAAACTCCCCGGTTGGAAGCTAGCAATCGTTGGATGTGCCGATCATCCTGGACTCCATTCAGACAAAGTTGCGCGAGCCGCCAACACCAATCCCAATGTCGTCATGACAGGCTTTCAGACCGGGGAGGCGCTGCGGCAACTTTATGCCCACGCCGGCTTGTTCGTGCTTCCTTCTTCGCATGAAGGGCTCCCAATTGCGCTACTGGAAGCGTTAAGCTATGGGCTCTCCGTACTGTCGAGCGACATTCCTCCGCATCTTGAGCTTCGCCTCAGCGCAGAGCGCTATTTTCCAGTACATGATGTAGGAGAACTGGCAAATGCTATGATTAGACTAACTGCTCGCCCACTATCACTTGAGGAACGCACTTCCATCCGAAAATGGGTCTTGCAACGTTACAACTGGGACAAGGTCGCACAACTAACACTCGAAGCCTATATACAAGCGATGATTTGA
- the ltrA gene encoding group II intron reverse transcriptase/maturase has translation MTTTPIDLQDLRKRIYIKAKAEPAWRFWGLYVHVCKEETLHAAYAMAKANNGAPGSDGVTFAAIEAAGVEAFLKGIRDELVIGTYRPQPNRRREIPKGDGRMRVLGIPCIRDRVVQGALKLILEPIFEADFQDGSYGYRPKRTAHQAVQRVAEAIVSNKTYVIDVDLASYFDTVRHDLLLGKVAERVRDDQVLGLLKRILKASGKRGVPQGGVISPLLSNLYLNEVDRMLERAKEVTRNGRYTYIEYARYADDLVILVDGYRRWNWLKDAAWRRLVEELAKLDVQLNQDKTRRLDLSRGGAFSFLGFDFRRAKTRRGVWGARYTPRMKARTAILQRLKDVFRRYRSQPIDRVIALINPILRGWVGYFRVGHSSRCFGYVQDWVEKKIRRHLMRARQRQGFGWKRWSRTWLYEVLGLYDGYRIGLRKPKALPVQAVS, from the coding sequence ATGACAACGACGCCCATCGATCTGCAAGACCTGAGGAAGAGGATCTACATCAAGGCGAAGGCTGAACCGGCCTGGCGCTTCTGGGGACTCTACGTCCACGTGTGCAAAGAGGAGACCCTGCACGCGGCCTATGCGATGGCGAAAGCGAACAACGGTGCCCCCGGCAGTGACGGGGTGACGTTCGCGGCCATCGAGGCGGCTGGCGTGGAGGCGTTTCTGAAAGGCATCCGGGATGAGCTGGTCATCGGAACCTACCGACCGCAACCGAATCGCCGCCGGGAGATTCCCAAGGGAGACGGGCGCATGCGCGTCCTGGGGATTCCCTGCATTCGCGATCGCGTGGTCCAGGGGGCGCTCAAGCTGATTCTGGAGCCGATCTTCGAGGCTGACTTCCAGGATGGAAGCTATGGATACCGACCCAAGCGCACGGCGCATCAAGCCGTGCAGCGCGTGGCCGAGGCCATTGTGAGCAACAAGACCTATGTGATTGATGTGGACCTGGCGTCTTACTTCGACACGGTTCGTCACGATCTCCTCTTGGGGAAGGTGGCGGAGCGGGTCCGCGATGATCAGGTCTTGGGCTTGCTCAAGCGTATCCTCAAGGCCAGTGGCAAGCGGGGCGTTCCGCAAGGCGGTGTGATCTCACCCCTGCTCAGTAACCTCTACCTCAACGAGGTCGACCGGATGCTGGAGCGGGCCAAGGAGGTCACCCGCAACGGACGCTATACCTATATCGAGTATGCCCGTTATGCCGATGACCTGGTGATCTTGGTCGATGGGTATCGCCGGTGGAACTGGCTCAAGGACGCGGCCTGGCGACGCTTGGTCGAGGAGTTGGCCAAGCTCGATGTGCAACTCAATCAAGACAAGACACGACGGCTGGACCTGAGCCGGGGAGGGGCATTCAGCTTCCTGGGCTTTGACTTCCGCCGGGCCAAGACTCGGCGCGGGGTCTGGGGCGCGCGTTACACGCCACGGATGAAGGCGCGTACCGCGATCCTACAACGCCTCAAGGACGTGTTCCGCCGCTACCGCTCGCAGCCGATCGATCGGGTGATCGCCTTGATCAATCCGATCCTCAGGGGGTGGGTAGGCTACTTTCGGGTGGGGCACTCCAGTCGCTGTTTCGGGTATGTCCAAGATTGGGTGGAGAAGAAGATTCGGCGCCATCTGATGCGCGCGCGGCAGCGTCAGGGCTTTGGCTGGAAGAGGTGGAGTAGGACGTGGCTATACGAGGTGCTCGGGCTCTACGACGGGTACCGAATCGGGCTGCGTAAGCCGAAAGCGCTCCCAGTGCAAGCGGTCTCATAA
- the ltrA gene encoding group II intron reverse transcriptase/maturase: MIALGIIEGPRDGTAPWFAIDWSRIRRLVGRLQARIVKAVRAGKWHRVRSLQRLLANSLAAKLLAVQRVSSNRGKNTPGVDGALLNTPARKWRQAHRLNARDYRPKPLRRIYIPKKNGKRRPLGIPVHADRAEQALELLALDPVSETLADPCSYGFRKARGAHDAIAGCFLALCRRNCAEWILEGDIRACFDELSHPWLLEHVPTNQGKLRGWLKAGFMERGVFRPTTQGTPQGGILSPTAANMALDGLEQRLRARFHPRDKVNLVRYADDFIITGASLALLADEVKPLVQQFLMERGLELSEAKTRIVHIDDGFDFLGFNLRKYHGKLLITPAKPSIAAVKEKVRTLLEAGGSLSQDVLIRRLNPVIRGWGFYYRHVVSKETFSDIDHAIWCMTWNWAKRRHPQKGRKWLKDRYYAHKDGRDWVFTDGSVTLFRMASIPIRRHVKIRGDANPYDPQQADYFVERRGRQRGRLPVQAPAWLVA, translated from the coding sequence ATGATTGCCCTCGGCATCATTGAAGGCCCTCGGGATGGGACGGCGCCCTGGTTTGCCATCGACTGGTCCAGGATACGTCGTCTCGTCGGCCGACTCCAAGCGCGAATCGTGAAGGCGGTCAGAGCCGGCAAGTGGCACCGCGTGCGGTCGCTGCAACGCCTGCTCGCCAACTCGCTCGCCGCCAAACTCTTGGCGGTGCAGCGGGTGAGTTCCAATCGGGGCAAGAACACGCCGGGGGTCGATGGTGCGCTGTTGAATACCCCCGCGCGCAAGTGGCGACAAGCCCATCGGTTGAATGCAAGGGACTACCGGCCAAAACCGCTTAGACGGATCTACATCCCCAAGAAAAACGGAAAACGCCGCCCGCTCGGCATTCCGGTGCACGCCGACAGGGCCGAACAGGCCCTGGAGTTGCTGGCGCTGGATCCGGTGTCGGAAACCCTGGCCGACCCGTGCTCCTATGGCTTTCGCAAGGCGCGCGGGGCGCATGATGCGATCGCCGGGTGTTTTCTCGCACTGTGTCGACGCAACTGCGCCGAATGGATTCTGGAAGGGGATATCCGGGCCTGTTTCGATGAATTGTCACATCCGTGGCTCCTCGAACATGTCCCGACGAACCAAGGGAAGCTGCGGGGCTGGCTCAAGGCCGGTTTCATGGAACGCGGGGTCTTCCGTCCTACGACGCAAGGCACTCCGCAAGGGGGGATCCTCTCCCCGACGGCGGCCAATATGGCCCTCGACGGGCTGGAGCAGCGCCTGCGTGCGCGGTTCCACCCCCGTGACAAGGTCAACCTGGTCCGCTATGCGGATGACTTCATCATCACCGGCGCGTCCTTGGCGCTGCTGGCCGATGAGGTCAAACCCCTGGTGCAGCAGTTCCTCATGGAGCGAGGCCTGGAGCTGTCCGAAGCGAAAACCCGGATCGTGCATATCGACGACGGGTTCGACTTCCTCGGCTTCAATCTGCGCAAGTATCATGGAAAACTGCTCATCACACCGGCCAAACCCAGTATCGCCGCGGTTAAGGAAAAGGTCCGGACCCTCCTCGAAGCGGGCGGCAGCCTGTCGCAGGATGTGTTGATCCGGCGCCTCAATCCCGTCATTCGGGGATGGGGTTTCTACTACCGCCATGTCGTGAGCAAGGAGACCTTCAGCGACATCGATCACGCGATCTGGTGCATGACATGGAATTGGGCCAAACGACGACATCCCCAAAAAGGCCGCAAGTGGCTCAAGGATCGCTATTATGCCCACAAGGACGGCCGAGACTGGGTGTTCACGGACGGATCGGTCACGCTCTTTCGGATGGCGAGTATCCCGATTCGACGCCATGTGAAGATCCGCGGCGACGCCAACCCCTACGACCCGCAACAGGCCGACTATTTCGTCGAGCGTCGCGGGCGTCAGCGGGGACGGCTACCCGTGCAGGCTCCTGCATGGCTCGTCGCGTGA
- a CDS encoding IS4 family transposase yields the protein MASSDFMERHRVGEKAFTRDRKLPLPQLVRFLLNLRKGANQDELDRFFEVVCEQPLADSVSKSALTQARAKLRPEAFSELSDVLVNEAMRTLPMRRWHGFRLLAVDGSTFLLPKEPAIVEAFGQTGEVTPQARFSRLYDVLNRVIVAADIEPLSVGERILAGEYLPATRVDDLLLYDRGYPAFWLFASHAVEQRHFCVRVPRAFCTEVEAFAAGGARSAVIELTPCDEARRQCQAFGLPTEALRLRLIRVHLKSGEEEFLITSLLDEEAFPTPLFKHLYHLRWGIEIDQTWCLHKSLRQGRRRDRRSRRGHAAPSGGGRCAGHAGARSRRRRRESTIGGDRPARPGGPAARLCVAS from the coding sequence TTGGCATCGTCGGACTTCATGGAGCGCCACCGGGTCGGGGAGAAAGCGTTCACGCGCGATCGTAAGCTGCCGCTGCCGCAACTGGTGAGGTTTTTGCTGAACTTACGCAAAGGTGCCAACCAGGACGAATTGGATCGCTTCTTCGAGGTCGTGTGCGAGCAACCGCTGGCCGACAGTGTCTCCAAGTCGGCTCTGACCCAAGCCCGCGCCAAGCTGCGTCCCGAGGCGTTCAGCGAACTCAGTGATGTGCTGGTGAACGAGGCGATGCGTACGCTGCCGATGCGCCGCTGGCATGGTTTTCGGCTGCTGGCGGTGGACGGGTCGACGTTTCTGTTGCCCAAGGAACCGGCGATCGTGGAGGCGTTCGGGCAAACCGGAGAGGTCACGCCGCAGGCGCGTTTCTCGCGGCTCTACGACGTCCTCAATCGTGTCATCGTGGCGGCGGACATCGAGCCGTTGAGCGTCGGCGAGCGCATTCTGGCCGGCGAGTATCTGCCGGCGACCCGGGTCGATGATCTGCTGCTCTACGATCGCGGCTATCCGGCGTTCTGGCTGTTTGCCTCCCACGCCGTCGAGCAACGCCACTTCTGTGTCCGTGTGCCGCGCGCCTTCTGCACCGAGGTGGAGGCGTTTGCCGCCGGTGGCGCGCGCAGCGCCGTGATTGAGCTGACGCCCTGCGATGAAGCGCGTCGCCAATGCCAAGCCTTTGGCTTGCCGACCGAGGCGCTGCGGCTGCGCCTGATTCGGGTGCACCTGAAGAGCGGGGAGGAGGAGTTCCTGATCACCTCGCTGCTCGACGAGGAGGCATTCCCCACGCCGCTGTTCAAGCACTTGTACCATCTGCGCTGGGGCATCGAGATTGACCAGACATGGTGCCTCCATAAATCACTCAGGCAGGGTCGACGGAGGGATCGTCGCTCCCGACGCGGACATGCCGCGCCCAGCGGCGGGGGACGCTGCGCAGGGCACGCAGGCGCTCGATCTCGGCGGCGTCGGCGCGAATCAACCATTGGCGGTGACCGCCCCGCTCGACCCGGCGGGCCTGCAGCACGCCTTTGCGTAGCCAGCTGA